AAAAGGTTAATAATTTTCCACATTATTTAACGCCAAAAGAAAACTTGCCCTGACTACGCTCTTTGGCTAAGCGTTTGTCGCCAATCTCGCAATACTTTTCAGAAATATCAGCACAAATCCACCTTCGGCCTAATTGCTCGGCGGCAAGGGCGGTAGTGAAAGAACCCGCAAAGGGGTCGAAAATAAGGTCGTCAGGTTTTGAATGTATTTCAATAAGACGTTTCATCAATTCAAGGGGCTTTTGTGTGGGGTGTTCGTCAAATTGTGGTATGTCTTGATTTATTCCCTCAATTACGTTTGAGCATTTTTTGCTTTCGTCATAAAAACTGTAACCATCTTTGCTTTTTGATAGAACAACAATATTTTCATAAGACGGCCTATATCGCCAACCCAAGCCGATAAATTTCTTCCAAACCAACGTCTGGATTAAGTTAAAATGTTTTATGGCCTCAATCGTGAAAATAGCAGTAACAGGAGTTTTTCCGCCGCCGCAGCAGCAGCAGCAGCAGCAAGCAATATCTGACAATACCCGCTTGATTTCCGGCAAAGTATCGGCCAATAACAAAAGCCAGTCATTATAATCATCGTTTTGTAATCTCTCTTTCCGGTTCGTCCGGTTAGAACAGAAGTTTATCCCGTAAGGGGGGTCTGTTAATGTGAGGTCAATCGCCTTGTCGGGAATAAGGGACATCAAGTCAATGCAGTCGCAACACACCACGTTGCCAATGGCCTTTGTCCAATCACCTTGCAAATCGTCAATTCTTAACATTCAAAACTCTCCACAATCACGCAGGTTCGTTTTAGCCGTATTTCCTGCTGCCAATAACCAAGAAAACAGCACCAGCGAAGGCGTATGCGTTATTTCAGCCGTTTAAACCATACCTCTTGTTAAATCCCGCAATAATACAACCCTTTTGCATCGGCAAGTGGCCCGAACACCCAATTTAGTTAAAATTAAGATTCGCATATTCACCAAATAATTCCTTTGCTTTTTTGTCGTATACCAATGCAGCTTCTTTTTCTGTTTTGTGATAACCAAGATAAACAGTTTTGTAATTATAGGTCAAAACAGACATCCAATACTTGTCTTGTACCAAAGCGACACCCTTATATTTGCTATGTATATTTTTACCAACCTTCTTTTTTTGGTTTCGCATATTCTCGGCATGA
This genomic interval from Phycisphaerae bacterium contains the following:
- a CDS encoding site-specific DNA-methyltransferase gives rise to the protein MLRIDDLQGDWTKAIGNVVCCDCIDLMSLIPDKAIDLTLTDPPYGINFCSNRTNRKERLQNDDYNDWLLLLADTLPEIKRVLSDIACCCCCCCGGGKTPVTAIFTIEAIKHFNLIQTLVWKKFIGLGWRYRPSYENIVVLSKSKDGYSFYDESKKCSNVIEGINQDIPQFDEHPTQKPLELMKRLIEIHSKPDDLIFDPFAGSFTTALAAEQLGRRWICADISEKYCEIGDKRLAKERSQGKFSFGVK